CAGCGAAACGCCCAGGAACAGGCCAAGCCCGAGCAGCGAGAACCAGCCGGCCGGGCTGTTCTGCAGGCCCAGGTAGAGGGCCAGGGGCGCGAACGTGATGCCGGAGAACAGCAGATGGGCGCGCGTCACCCCGCCCAGCGAGAACATGCCCACGGCACCCAGCCCGATGATGGACGCCAGGATGATGCCGTCCAGTTCCGGAATGGCCGGGGTGTGGAAATACCAGCCCATCGCACCCCAGGTGAGCGCATCCAGGCTCAGCAGGGCCAGGTAGCGCTGGCGCCAGGGCTGCAGCTGCTCGGGGCCAGGTCTGGCGCGCCGGAAGCTCAGCACATCGCTGCAGCGCAGCGCCGCCACCGCGGCACGCGCGGCAAACCAGCTCAGCAGCAGTGCCTGCGGCAGCTGCTGCCAGAGCAGCACCAGCGGCAAGATGCAGAACAGCACGCCGCAGGCCGTGGGCAGCAACGTCAGTTCATAGAGCGAGGCCAATTGCTCCAGTTGGACCTGGGCAGCGATATTGGCATTGACCTCTTGCCCTCTGTCCCTCGCGGACTCAGCAGTCATTGTCATGATTCCCGAACAGCGCGGCCATGGTCTTCGCCTGGCTCCTGCGCGATGCACAGACGCGCCGCTGCGACGGGCCTGTTACCAGCCGCGATTTCTACACAGGGAATGTGACAGGACGCCTAGGAACAACCCTGGGCCGTGGCGCGCGCGCCGCGCGGGAAAGCCCCCATCAGGAGTGATCAGGGCGTGATCAGTGCGGGGCTCGCGATCCAGATCCACTCGCCGGGCTTGAGCCCGTCGGGGATGCTGAGGGCGCCGAAGCGCGGGCGGTGCAGGCCCTCGACGCGGTTGCCCACCGCCGCCACCATGCGCTTGACCTGGTGGTACTTGCCCTCGATGAGGGTCAGGCGCAGGCCATGGCTGTCGCTGCGCTCGGCGCCTTCGGCGCGCACCTGTTCGGGCTTGTGATGCGGCTTGGTCGGAGTTGACGATTCGGGTTCGCGCAGCTCCACGCCGGCCAGCAGGCGCGCCACTTGCTCGTCCGTGACCTCATGTTTGCAGCGCGCCTCGTAGACCTTGGGCACATGGTGCTTGGGGCTGGTGAGCTTGTGGATCAGGGCGCCGTCGTCGGTGAGCAGCAGCAGGCCCGTGGTGTCCTCGTCCAGCCGGCCCACCGGCTGCACATTGCGTTCGCGCAGGGGGGCGGGCAGCAGGCTCATCACGCTGGGGTGATGCTTGGGCTTTTGCGAGCATTCGTAGCCGGCCGGCTTGTTCAGCAGGATCAGGGCCTTCTCGTAAAAGGGCCAGGTCTTGCCGCTGACTTCAAAGCTGAAACCCTCTGTCTCGTACTCGGCCTCGGGGTCGTCGACGACCTCGCCGGCCACCTTGACCTCGCCGTTGTAAATCAGGCCGGCGCACAGGCGGCGGGTGCCGAAGCCTTGCGAGAACAGGATCTGGGACAAACGCATCGTACTCATGGCGCAATTGTCGCCGAGAGCTCGGCGGCCGCGGGCAGGCCGGGCAGGCCGACCGCATGGCGCACGGCATTCAGCACGGCCTGTGCCGTGACCTCGGCGGCCAGCGTGCCCAGCAAGGTCAGGTCGGCGCTGCGCCCGCTGCCACCGCTGGCCAGCGCAAACATCACGTCGCCATCGCTGGGCGTGTGCACCGGGTTGATGCTGCGCGCCAGGCCGTCATGCGACATCTGCGCCAGCTTGCAGGCCTGCGCCTTGCCGAGCATGGCGTCGGTGGCCACCACGCCGATGGTGGTGGCGCTGCCGTTCAGCAGGCGCGCGGGCAGCAGCCCATGCAGCATCGCCTGCGCGCTGCCGAGCAGGCGGCCCTGGGCATCGCGTGCACCCGCCAGCAGCTGGCCGGTGGCCGGGTCGATCACATCGCCGACGGCGTTCACCGCCACCATGGCGGCCACCGTGATGCCGTCCACGCAGACCGCCGCCGTGCCGATGCCGCCCTTCATGGCGCGCTCGGGGCCAAACAACTTGCCCACGCTGGCGCCGCTGCCGGCGCCCACGCTGCCCTGCGCGGGCGGCGCCGCACGGGCGGCCTCGCAAGCGGCATAGCCGGCGTCGGCATCCGGGGTGACGCGTGGATCACCCAGCCAGAGGTCGAACAGCACGGCCGCCGGCACGATGGGCACGCAGGCCGGGCCCACCCGGAGGCCATGGCCGCGCTCGGCCAGCCAGCGCATCACGCCGCTGGCGGCGTCCAGGCCAAAGGCGCTGCCGCCGCTGAGCAGGATGGCGTGCACCCGGTCCACGGTGTTCTCGGGGCGCAGCAAGTCGGTCTCGCGCGTGCCCGGCGCGGCACCGCGCACGTCCACGCCGGCCACCATGCCCTGCTCGCACAGGATCACGGTGCAACCGGTGGGGCGGCGCGTGTCGGTGAAATGGCCGACCTTGAGGCCGGCCACCGCGGTGATGCCAGTTTCTATCGCCATGCGGCGATTGTGCCGCTCAGGCGAACACGCCGGCCTGGTCCTGCATGCGTGCGCTGACCTCGCCCAGATGATGCAGGCTGTCGCCCCACTGCATCTCCATCGCGGTGAGGCGCTTGAAGTAGTGGCTGGAGATGTACTCGTCCGTCACGCCGATGCCGCCATGCAGCTGGGTGCATTGCTGGCCCACATAGCGCGTCGATTGGCACAGCTGCAGCTTGGCCTGCGAGAGCGCGCGCCGGCGCGCCTCGGCCGGCTCGCCCAGCTTGAGGCTGGCGTAGTAGCTCATCGAGCGCGCCAGCTCCAGCTGCATCTTCACGTCGGCCATGCGGTGGCGCAGGGCCTGGAAGCTGCTGATCGCGACCCCGAACTGCTTGCGCGTGTTGAGGTATTCGGCGGTGATGGCCACCAGCTTGTCCATCGCGCCCACGGCCTCGGCGGCCTGCGCGGCGATGCCGATGTCGGCCGCCAGTTCCAGCACCGCCAGGCCCTGCGGCGCCGGCACCAGCAGGGTGGCGGGGGCCTTGTCCAGGCTCAGCTCGGCGGCGGCCGAACCGTCCTGCAGCAGGTAGGGGCGCGTGCCCACGCCGGCCGCGCCGCGTTCCACCAGGTAGAGCGCGATGCCGGCGGCCGTGCGGGCCGGTACGATGAAGGCATCCGCATGTGCGCCGGCGGGCACCAGGCTCTTGGCCCCCATCAAGACCTGGCCCTCAGCCACGGTGGCGACCTGGTCCAGGCGGTAGCGCGCGCTGCGTTCCTGGTGCGCCAGCACCACCAACGCCTCGCCTGCGGCGATGCGCGGCAGCCAGGCCGCCTGCACCTCGGCGCCGGCATGCTGCAGCACGGCGGGGGCGATCAGCGCCGCCTGGGCATAGGGCTCCAGCACGATGCCGCGCCCGAGCTCCTCCATCACCACCATCGCGTCGATGGCGCCAAAGCCCATGCCGCCATGCGCCTCGGGCACCGCCAGCCCCATCAGCCCCAGGCCCGCCAGACCCTCCCAGTTGGCCCGCGAGAAGCCGCCGGCGCGCACGGTGGCGCGGCGGTGCTCGAAGCCGTAGTCCTTGTCGACGAAGCGGCGCACCGCGTCGCGCAGCGATTCCTGGTCTTCGGTGAAATCAAAGTCCATGTCTGTCTCCTCAGCCGAGCACGGTCTGCGCGACGATATTGCGTTGCACTTCGTTCGAGCCGCCGTAGATGGTGGTCTTGCGATAGTTGAAGTAGTGGCTGGCCAGCGGCGCGCAATGGGTAGAGCCGCGCGGCCACAGGCTGCTCAGCGCCTGGTCGCCCTGCCAGCCCGCCTCCATCGCCTCCTGGATGAAGGGCAGGGCATAGGGGCCGGCGGCCAGCATCATCAACTCGCTGTAGCGCTGCTGGATCTCGCTGCCGCGGATCTTCAGCAGGCCCGCCACGTCGAGCGACTGCTTGCCGCTCTTCTCGGCCGACAGCACGCGCAGCACCATCATCTCCAGCGCCACGATGTCCACCTCCAGCAGCGCGATCTGGTCGCGGAAGCGGGCGTCCTCATAGACGCCCTCGGCCTTGGCGATGCGCTTGAGCCGCTCCAGCTCGCGCTTGCCGCGGTTCACGTCGGCGATATTGGTGCGCTCGTGGGCCAGCAGGTACTTGGCATAGGTCCAGCCCTTGTTTTCCTCGCCCACCAGGTTCTCGGCCGGCACCTCGACGTTGTCGAAGAACACCTCGTTCACCTCATGCTCGCCGTCCAGCATGATGATGGGGCGCACGGTCACGCCGGGCGACTTCATGTCGATCAGCAGGAAAGAGATGCCGGTCTGCGGCTTGCCGCTGCTGTCGGTGCGCACCAGGCAGAAGATCCAGTCGCCGTACTGGCCCAGCGTGGTCCAGGTCTTCTGGCCGTTGACGATGTATTGGTCGCCCCGGCCGGTACTGACCCTTTCGGCCTTGCACTTCACCGACGCCAGATCCGACCCCGAGCCCGGCTCGCTATAGCCCTGGCTCCACCAGACCTCGCCGCTCATGATGCCGGGCAGGTGGCGTTCCTGCTGGGCCTGGCTGCCGAAGGCCATGATCACCGGCGCCACCATCACCGGGCCGAAGGGCACCACGCGCGGCGCACCGGCCAGCGCGCATTCCTCCTCGAACAGATGGCGCTGCACGGCGTTCCAGCCCGGGCCGCCGAACTGTTTCGGCCAGGCCCAGCCATGCCAGCCCTGCTTGCCCAGGATCTTGGCCCAGCGCTGCAAATCGTCCTTGTTCAGGCGCAGCGCGTTGTGCACCTTGTGGCTGATGTCGGCGGGCAGGTTTGCGGCCACCCATTGGCGGATCTCGGCCCGGAAGGCGAGCTCCTCGGTGGTGAAGTTCAGGTCCATGCGTGCTC
This portion of the Paucibacter sediminis genome encodes:
- a CDS encoding pseudouridine synthase, yielding MRLSQILFSQGFGTRRLCAGLIYNGEVKVAGEVVDDPEAEYETEGFSFEVSGKTWPFYEKALILLNKPAGYECSQKPKHHPSVMSLLPAPLRERNVQPVGRLDEDTTGLLLLTDDGALIHKLTSPKHHVPKVYEARCKHEVTDEQVARLLAGVELREPESSTPTKPHHKPEQVRAEGAERSDSHGLRLTLIEGKYHQVKRMVAAVGNRVEGLHRPRFGALSIPDGLKPGEWIWIASPALITP
- a CDS encoding P1 family peptidase, coding for MAIETGITAVAGLKVGHFTDTRRPTGCTVILCEQGMVAGVDVRGAAPGTRETDLLRPENTVDRVHAILLSGGSAFGLDAASGVMRWLAERGHGLRVGPACVPIVPAAVLFDLWLGDPRVTPDADAGYAACEAARAAPPAQGSVGAGSGASVGKLFGPERAMKGGIGTAAVCVDGITVAAMVAVNAVGDVIDPATGQLLAGARDAQGRLLGSAQAMLHGLLPARLLNGSATTIGVVATDAMLGKAQACKLAQMSHDGLARSINPVHTPSDGDVMFALASGGSGRSADLTLLGTLAAEVTAQAVLNAVRHAVGLPGLPAAAELSATIAP
- a CDS encoding acyl-CoA dehydrogenase family protein, which produces MDFDFTEDQESLRDAVRRFVDKDYGFEHRRATVRAGGFSRANWEGLAGLGLMGLAVPEAHGGMGFGAIDAMVVMEELGRGIVLEPYAQAALIAPAVLQHAGAEVQAAWLPRIAAGEALVVLAHQERSARYRLDQVATVAEGQVLMGAKSLVPAGAHADAFIVPARTAAGIALYLVERGAAGVGTRPYLLQDGSAAAELSLDKAPATLLVPAPQGLAVLELAADIGIAAQAAEAVGAMDKLVAITAEYLNTRKQFGVAISSFQALRHRMADVKMQLELARSMSYYASLKLGEPAEARRRALSQAKLQLCQSTRYVGQQCTQLHGGIGVTDEYISSHYFKRLTAMEMQWGDSLHHLGEVSARMQDQAGVFA
- a CDS encoding acyl-CoA dehydrogenase family protein, yielding MDLNFTTEELAFRAEIRQWVAANLPADISHKVHNALRLNKDDLQRWAKILGKQGWHGWAWPKQFGGPGWNAVQRHLFEEECALAGAPRVVPFGPVMVAPVIMAFGSQAQQERHLPGIMSGEVWWSQGYSEPGSGSDLASVKCKAERVSTGRGDQYIVNGQKTWTTLGQYGDWIFCLVRTDSSGKPQTGISFLLIDMKSPGVTVRPIIMLDGEHEVNEVFFDNVEVPAENLVGEENKGWTYAKYLLAHERTNIADVNRGKRELERLKRIAKAEGVYEDARFRDQIALLEVDIVALEMMVLRVLSAEKSGKQSLDVAGLLKIRGSEIQQRYSELMMLAAGPYALPFIQEAMEAGWQGDQALSSLWPRGSTHCAPLASHYFNYRKTTIYGGSNEVQRNIVAQTVLG